A stretch of Linepithema humile isolate Giens D197 chromosome 3, Lhum_UNIL_v1.0, whole genome shotgun sequence DNA encodes these proteins:
- the Moe gene encoding moesin/ezrin/radixin homolog 1 isoform X1, with translation MNQEVKKETPLQFKFRAKFYPEDVAEELIQDITLRLFYLQVKNAILTDEIYCPPETSVLLASYAVQARHGDYQKGIHPTGFLANDRLLPQRVVDQHKMSKDEWDSSITNWWQEHRGMLREDAMMEYLKIAQDLEMYGVNYFEIRNKKGTDLWLGVDALGLNIYEKDDKLTPKIGFPWSEIRNISFNDKKFIIKPIDKKAPDFVFFANRVKINKRILALCMGNHELYMRRRKPDTIDVQQMKAQARDEKIAKQQQREKLQLEIAARERAEKKQQEYEERLIKLTEEMGRRQAELSEAQEMIRRLEDQLKQLQAAKEELENRQKELTAMMEKLELSHEMEAAERAKLEQEIRAKQEEVQRIQSEVEAKDAEARRLQAEFEAAKSRQEEIDRQYQAQRPDPHVEENEEGEEEGEEGGDTKDLATDESIIDPVEERRTLAERNERLHDQLKALKQDLAQSRDETKETVMDKIHRENVRQGRDKYKTLREIRKGNTKRRVDQFENM, from the exons ATGAACCAGGAAGTCAAGAAGGAGACCCCACTGCAGTTCAAATTCCGTGCAAAATTCTATCCTGAGGACGTCGCCGAGGAACTGATACAGGACATCACACTTCGACTTTTTTATCTACAG GTGAAAAATGCTATCCTCACGGACGAAATATACTGCCCACCGGAAACATCTGTCCTGCTGGCCTCGTACGCCGTTCAGGCGAGACACGGGGACTACCAGAAGGGCATTCATCCCACTGGCTTCCTGGCCAACGATCGGTTGTTGCCACAACGCGTCGTAGATCAGCATAAGATGAGCAAGGATGAATGGGACAGCTCGATCACAAACTGGTGGCAAGAGCACCGTGGCATGTTGCGAGAGGACGCCATGATGGAGTATCTGAAAATTGCTCAG GACTTAGAGATGTATGGTGTGAATTACTTTGAAATTCGCAACAAGAAGGGCACAGACCTTTGGTTGGGTGTGGATGCTTTAGGTTTGAACATCTACGAGAAGGACGATAAGCTCACGCCGAAAATCGGTTTTCCCTGGTCGGAGATACGGAATATCTCGTTCAATGATAAGAAATTCATAATCAAGCCCATCGACAAGAAGGCGCCGGACTTTGTGTTTTTCGCCAATAGAGTGAAGATTAACAAGAGAATTCTCGCGTTATGCATGGGCAATCACGAGCTCTACATGCGTAGACGTAAACCGGACACGATCGACGTACAGCAAATGAAG GCTCAAGCCAGGGACGAGAAGATCGCGAAACAGCAACAGAGAGAGAAACTGCAACTGGAAATTGCTGCTCGAGAACGCGCGGAGAAGAAGCAGCAGGAGTACGAAGAGAGGCTAATAAAACTGACCGAGGAGATGGGCAGGCGGCAGGCCGAGCTGAGCGAGGCTCAGGAAATGATTCGGCGCTTGGAGGATCAGCTGAAGCAGCTGCAGGCTGCTAAGGAGGAGCTAGAGAATCGCCAGAAG GAATTGACGGCGATGATGGAGAAGTTGGAGCTTTCGCACGAAATGGAGGCTGCGGAACGCGCCAAGCTCGAACAGGAGATAAGAGCCAAGCAGGAGGAGGTGCAACGCATACAGTCCGAGGTGGAAGCTAAGGACGCGGAAGCTAGGAGATTACAGGCTGAGTTTGAGGCTGCCAA GTCAAGACAAGAGGAAATTGACAGACAATATCAGGCTCAGAGGCCTGATCCTCACGTTGAGGAAAATGAGGAGGGCGAGGAAGAGGGCGAGGAAGGAGGAGACACTAAAGATCTTGCGACCGATGAGTCAATTATCGATCCTGTCGAGGAACGACGCACTTTGGCGGAGAGAAACGAGCGTCTCCATGATCAGTTGAAG GCGTTGAAGCAGGATCTCGCTCAGTCGCGCGACGAGACGAAGGAGACGGTGATGGACAAGATCCACAGGGAAAATGTGCGCCAGGGCCGCGACAAGTACAAGACGCTCCGCGAGATCCGCAAGGGCAACACCAAGCGCCGCGTTGATCAGTTCGAGAACATGTAA